GTGTTTACGAGAGAATAAAGGGAGTTAGAATGTCTGCGTTGGTGTTAGAAGGTGTTGCCGTTAGGGATTCTTTATCTAAGACGGTTAAAGTAAGGGTCACTCGCAAGGTGTCCCATCCAAAATATAAGAAGGTTTTGCATCTTACGAAGTCTTACTTGGCGCATGATGAGGCGAATGTTGTCCGGGCCGGGCAGGTTGTGAGGATTCAAGCTGTGAGGCCTATATCCGCTCGGAAAGCGTGGTTGGTAGTTTAGGTGGTTGTCTTAGCTTTATGATAAAAAAGGAAACTGTGTTAGAAGTAGCTGACAATTCGGGTGCTAAGAAGGTTCTGTGTATCGGTATCTCGGGCTCAAAGAGGACAGCTTCGATAGGTGATGTAATAACTGTCTCGGTGAAGAAATGCATTCCTGTAGGCAAGGTTTCTGCTGGTTCTATACATAAAGCGGTTGTCGTACGGGTCAAGAAAAGGTCTCCTTCCAGTGTTGTAGTTTTTGGTGATAATGCTGTTGTGCTTCTCAATAAGCAGAATGAAATGATAGGAACGAGGGTTTTTGGGCCTACGGATAGTTTGTTGCGCCGTAATAAGGGTTTTGCAAAGATTTCCTCTTTGTCGCAGGAGGTTTTTCAGTGAGAAGGATAGTGTCTGGTGATCAGGTAAAGATCATTTCGGGTAGCGAAGCTGGTAAGATAGGTGTTGTACGGAAAGTTCTCTGTTCCTCTGTCGGTCAGAGAAAAGAGGTTCGTGTTATCGTATCTGATGTGAATGTTCGTAGGTTTGTTAAGAAGACTCAAGCTG
This genomic window from Neorickettsia risticii str. Illinois contains:
- the rpsQ gene encoding 30S ribosomal protein S17 — translated: MSALVLEGVAVRDSLSKTVKVRVTRKVSHPKYKKVLHLTKSYLAHDEANVVRAGQVVRIQAVRPISARKAWLVV
- the rplN gene encoding 50S ribosomal protein L14; protein product: MIKKETVLEVADNSGAKKVLCIGISGSKRTASIGDVITVSVKKCIPVGKVSAGSIHKAVVVRVKKRSPSSVVVFGDNAVVLLNKQNEMIGTRVFGPTDSLLRRNKGFAKISSLSQEVFQ
- the rplX gene encoding 50S ribosomal protein L24, translating into MRRIVSGDQVKIISGSEAGKIGVVRKVLCSSVGQRKEVRVIVSDVNVRRFVKKTQAGKKFDARPYPIAVSNVALLAGDGFISKVGFKLKDGTKRRIFKRTAEFV